The window ACGGTGAGGGCGCGGATCGCGGCCTTGATCTCGGCGACCGAGAAGTCGGTGTCGCCCTCGAGGTAGCGCTCCATGAGGACGTCGTCCGCCTCGGCCACGCGCTCGATGAGCTTCTCGCGGTACTCGGCGGCGCGGTCCTGCAGGTCGGCCGGGATCTCCTCGATCTCGTACTTCGCACCCATCGCGACGTCACCCTTGGCGTCGCCGCGCCAGGTGAGTGCACGCATCTGGACGAGGTCGACGACGCCTTCGAACGAGCTCTCGGAACCGATCGGCAGCTGGAGCACGAGGGGCTCCGCGCCGAGGCGGTTGATGATCGTGTCGACGGTGTAGTAGAAGTCCGCGCCGAGCTTGTCCATCTTGTTGACGAAGCAGATGCGCGGGACGTTGTACTTGTCCGCCTGACGCCACACGGTCTCGGACTGGGGCTCGACGCCCTCCTTGCCGTCGAAGACGGCGACGGCACCGTCGAGGACGCGGAGCGAACGCTCCACCTCGACCGTGAAGTCCACGTGACCGGGGGTGTCGATGATGTTGATCTGGTTGTTGTCCCAGAAGCAGGTCGTCGCGGCCGACGTGATCGTGATGCCGCGCTCCTGCTCCTGCGCCATCCAGTCCATCGTGGCAGCGCCGTCGTGGACCTCACCGATCTTGTGCGTGATGCCCGTGTAGAACAGGATGCGCTCGGTCGTCGTGGTCTTGCCGGCATCGATGTGCGCCATGATGCCGATGTTGCGGACCTTGTTCAGGTCGGTGAGCACGTCCTGTGCCACAGGGTTCCTCCGGAAGAGTTGTAGGAGAGGTTGGCGGCCGTCCGGGCGCCGGGGTTCTCGACCACCGGTGCCCGGACGGTGCCGGGACTACCAGCGGTAGTGGGCGAAGGCCTTGTTCGACTCGGCCATCTTGTGCGTGTCCTCGCGGCGCTTGACCGCGGCACCGAGACCGTTCGACGCGTCGAGGATCTCGTTCATGAGACGCTCGGTCATCGTCTTCTCGCGACGGGCCTTGGCGTACGAGGTCAGCCAGCGGAGCGCGAGGGTGTTCGCGCGGTGCGGCTTGACCTCGACCGGGACCTGGTAGGTCGAGCCACCGACGCGGCGGCTGCGGACCTCGAGGGTCGGACGGACGTTGTCGAGCGCCTTCTTGAGCGTGACGACAGCATCCTGCTGGTTCTTGGCAGTGACGCCCTCGAGTGCACCGTAGACGATGCGCTCGGCGAGGCCCTTCTTGCCGTCGAGCAGGATCTTGTTGACGAGCTGGCTGACGATCGGCGCACCGTAGACCGGGTCGGCGACGACGGGACGCTTGGGGGCGGGACCCTTACGAGGCATCTAACTCAACCCTTCTTCGCGCCGTAGCGG of the Curtobacterium sp. TC1 genome contains:
- the rpsG gene encoding 30S ribosomal protein S7; translated protein: MPRKGPAPKRPVVADPVYGAPIVSQLVNKILLDGKKGLAERIVYGALEGVTAKNQQDAVVTLKKALDNVRPTLEVRSRRVGGSTYQVPVEVKPHRANTLALRWLTSYAKARREKTMTERLMNEILDASNGLGAAVKRREDTHKMAESNKAFAHYRW